A region of Clarias gariepinus isolate MV-2021 ecotype Netherlands chromosome 25, CGAR_prim_01v2, whole genome shotgun sequence DNA encodes the following proteins:
- the LOC128513264 gene encoding calcium homeostasis modulator protein 5-like — MIPAALKPTMDSLNAVFSFFTNQKTKIGYGAMAIATFSGERMFTLLSFQCPCTVKQNLAYGLLYLFGPALVLFILCLFLSTRLWRLYTGCCLNPRKLCPHRWNCTGCLYVLVSVLVGALVAPIMWLSIALLNGVFYECAVSGMNEQVVVDWFCKNRNTTCKDELAKVPCQTSNMSAADTEELLLMLHAQSQILGWALIMISALAAMIGTCYKNCCSRVSYLQLTFFKVYQQKESENFEAFVDEYATRLAERNLKSFFENKDPEAFPFPKHTAWEQISSMYTYKRGEQYYSTLQRFVENPNRDYTPEEMPLEREQSLG; from the exons ATGATCCCCGCGGCTCTGAAACCTACGATGGACTCCCTCAACGCTGTTTTCAGCTTCTTCACCAACCAGAAGACAAAAATCGGGTATGGTGCTATGGCCATCGCGACCTTTAGCGGAGAGAGAATGTTCACGCTTTTATCCTTCCAGTGTCCGTGCACTGTAAAGCAGAACCTGGCTTACGGGCTCTTATACCTGTTTGGACCGGCGCTCGTGCTCTTCATTCTCTGCCTTTTCCTAAGTACGCGCCTTTGGCGCCTCTACACGGGCTGTTGTCTCAATCCCAGAAAACTCTGTCCACACAG GTGGAACTGCACAGGCTGCTTGTACGTGCTTGTTAGTGTTCTCGTTGGAGCGCTCGTGGCGCCGATCATGTGGCTGAGCATCGCGTTGCTAAACGGCGTGTTCTACGAGTGTGCGGTGAGCGGTATGAATGAGCAGGTGGTTGTAGACTGGTTTTGTAAAAACAGGAACACCACGTGCAAGGATGAGCTCGCCAAAGTCCCGTGTCAAACGTCCAACATGTCAGCAGCAGACACCGAGGAGCTCCTGCTAATGCTACACGCCCAGTCTCAG ATCCTCGGCTGGGCCCTGATCATGATCTCTGCTTTGGCTGCTATGATTGGCACATGTTACAAAAACTGCTGCTCTCGAGTGAGCTACCTGCAGCTCACTTTCTTTAAAGTGTACCAgcagaaagagagcgagaaTTTCGAAGCCTTCGTAGACGAGTACGCCACCCGGCTGGCAGAGAGGAACCTCAAGAGCTTCTTTGAGAACAAAGACCCCGAGGCGTTTCCTtttccaaagcacacagccTGGGAGCAGATCTCCTCCATGTACACATATAAACGTGGCGAGCAGTATTACAGCACGCTGCAGAGATTCGTGGAGAATCCTAATCGTGACTACACTCCGGAGGAAATGCCATTAGAAAGAGAACAGAGCCTTGGATAG